Part of the Melopsittacus undulatus isolate bMelUnd1 chromosome Z, bMelUnd1.mat.Z, whole genome shotgun sequence genome is shown below.
TTGTTCAACCCTGAGAATGTTAGAGATGGCTTTGTTGGAGGAAGAGGAGTTATGAATACGCTTATGGGTGCTGGGACCTGTTACATTGCCTTACTAGAGCAGCTGGACACTATCCACCTGCCTTCGGAACTAATTGCCTACAGCAGGGTCTTTTTAAGTGCTTTCTGTGAGATCCTAATGCACTTCACAGAAGCGATAATGATCATTAGGTAGATTGCACAAAGATACTTCAGCAGAAAAGTTAAATCAATTGCTCACTGAAGGTCAGTGATTAACCTGTGAGAAAGCTTCCTGTGTGTTCTGCCACTTCCTGACCTTTAAATGCTGAAGGGTGTGCTCCACTCCACTGTATACAACATATGAGTGTGATGACTCAGCCCATGTaccttctgctgtgctgctgctcaactCAGTGGCTCTAAAGCAACTACCAAAACCGCCGTTGCCCAAAATCCAAGACCTGCAAAATGCTGTAATTGGAGAATAGGGTTTATCATTTCacagtttaaaaagagttaAGAGCTTGAGCTGTAAGCAATAGAATTCATGCTCTATACACATTTATTTAGCTTTTAACAGTCTGGCAAAAAGTATTTAGAAGACTTTCAGCTGAGTTTAACTACACAGTTGAACAAGATAGCCTATTTGACAGCCTAGAGAAATATTAAGATACCTAAGGAAAAGCATTACGTGTATCATCTACAGTTTTGAGAAAGTGCCTACtgaacaagaaaggaaagagctgaATTGAATAAATACTTGTATTGCAGCAGAGTTCACTGGGACACACTACCAGaccagctccactgcagcacCACCCTAGGTGCAATTCCAGCCACATTGATGTTTTTCATGATTCGGAACTAATACAAAGCATCCCAGTAAGGAGCCTAATTAAAACATAATTGGTTAACAGATATGTGGGGGCATTCCTTCTTAACCCAGTATGCAATATCCAAGATGTGGTAATTAACAAGAGTCACCAAAGCCCATTATGAAAATGATACTGGCTCTGAGCTGTGATGGAAAAGAGCACTTAACTTGCAAGGTTTGGTAAGTGATCTACCTATGCAGACACGTATCATAaactaagaaattaaaagatgGGTAAAGTGTGGTTCATGCCGTAAGTGATAGGGCTCAAGTTTTGTTTCCTGGGGAGGCAGGAGTATCACCATAAACTCAGCAATTGCTATCAGGGTGCAAAATTTTACTGATTTACACTGCTAGTCATCAATGTTTTGCATCTATTTACTGTAAACTGAAGAACAGCTGAGGTCGCGAGGGTTTGACAATCCATCTTATAGCACTTCCTGACAGCACTTCTGTCTTGTCCTTTCTGCCATCAGTTGCATCCTTAGAGGGTTACTTCAGTGACGAGCATGGCAGAGGCATTAGGAGCATATTTTGCTGGGACTCCAAGAATCTGACACTGTCCCGCACTGAAATTAAGCATGTTTAATTAAGACAGGCATCCAATGAGAAACAATACTTTACTCAGCATGCATGCAGGTAGCACTAGTGAGTTCTCTGGATCATTCATCCCTTACCAGCTGCTACCACTCTGGCGTCTTCATGAGCTCTGTGCCTTCCTGCTGCCCGGTGATCTGGACTCTCATTCCACCAGATCACATGGACTGAGAAAAGTACAAACACAGTCAGCTGAATGCTGTTGCGCTGCAACACAAAAGGTACTAAGAGTCTGCCTTCACCAGTAAGGTGCCTTGCAGTCACCAGAAACAATTCTCCAGGCAAGCGATGGGATGAGCCTTTGCTGAGTCTTTAAAAGGTTTGACTCTTTAACACCAGATCTGAGAGTCTTctaaaacagcagcacagtttATAACCCAATACACAAAGATGGGTTCAAGGACTATTTACAGGACTCTGGTGACCCACACCAACATTTTTATCAAGCCAGCCAATCCTGATCCAGGACAAGCACTTGTCCCTCTCCCTCCACCCCTTTCCATGCCAAAGTCTCTATCAGAAATTGAGTAGTACCTGTGTTAAGAAATCCGTACTCTGTGTGGAAAACACCAATCAGTTTGGTGTAACCTGTATTGATGTGAGCATTGATTGCAGCTTGAAATGCTTCACCCCACAATGCTGGCCCACCAGGTTTCATCTGGAAAGTAACCCATTCGTATAcccctgggaaaaaaaaggcaaagatgacCTTAAGGAAGGAAATATGTAACATGCTGTTTCTTATGACACAGTTCCTGGGAAACCAGTACTGCAATTCCCTGCCATTTGGGGTCAGCAGGACATGAAACTGCCCCTTCATCCCAGCACACACAACATCTCACAGCTTTCAGGGGATCACAAGAACACAGGCTTGCTGACTGGAGCTAGTTCAAGTGTAAATGTAAGTACTGGTATGCTGAGGAGCAGAAAGCTTCACACTGAGCCCAACTTGGCAGTATTCAGTGTTACCTGGGAAGACACAGGCTATTTTGCAGTATCACAAATACTCATACATGTTTCTGGGATTTGGATGGCTGACTCAACAATGTGAGTTGACCTTTTTTAAGGCTGGTGATGTTTTCTGGTATTGAAGTGGTTTATGATAAACCCCTTTGACTGCAAGTGTTCATATACTGGAGAACAGTCAGCACTATTAATACCACATTTAACACAGCAAGAATTAGTATACATATGGATAGCACATCTACACCTGAGCTATGATTGTTACAAAGTAACAAAGTTACCAAGTATGCTTGACTTCCATGTATCTTTAAAAaccagggatttttttttcctcttgaaattATTATGGCAAAAGCAGCAGTAACATCAGAGCAAACAGATAGGCTCAAAAACCTCTGTGAAAGAGAACAATCATCATCTTTTCTTTAGTGTTTCCAGGAAATGGCCTCTCACTGACAGATGGACAAAGCAAGTCCCAGATGACTCCTCTGATCGCTACGATGGCATTGCCATTGCTCATGCTCACTGAGGCAAGCCACACACCTCTTTAGGACATTTATGATCAGGGCTCTAGTCAGTAATTGATGGAAGTCAGCATAAAATCCTTCTCAAAACCTTTGTCCCTCATCTGTGTTACGTCACCTTTTTCACGTGGGTGTGAAACGTGTGCACTTGTTACATAAGAGCTTCTAAAACCACGTAATACCTGGTTTAaactttaagccattttttgttAGTCCGTCAGCATCAGTAACTTTACTCAGCAAGAGAGAAGATAAGCTCACCCCCTTCTTTTGGAGGCTTCTCAAGCTGACACCAGGGTACCAGATAAGCAACCTCATTGTACTGCTTTTCTATCAAGGGGAGAGCTGGAGAGATGAATTTTCCCTGCCAGTCTTTGTCATTGGCTAGTGCATGTCGAACTGCTGCTCTGTGGGCAAAGTTATCtgtaagaaaggaaacaaaaacccaagacaaaaaacaatgaaaagtgCACTTAATGTTACATCAGGGTCAATCAAAATGTATAATTACAAGGAAGCAAGCTCCACTACCATAAATTtgaaactgatgtttttaaacatttggaAGCAGATGTggtaattttcctttaaattctgCAGAAATCACTGCTTTAGCTCTCATATTTAAATGGTTTCAAGCCAAAACAAACTTTCTaaaaaaatttataaaatgttaaaatgcatTAAGCAATGTTAGTGCTAAGGAAGATACACATTTGGCATTGGCAGGGATTACTGGATGTGGCAACAGTTACCAAGGGTAGAGAGATCTGGAGAAAGCACAGCAAATGGGGAAGTGGAAAAGGAGATTTCAGAAGGAATATTAGTCGACCAAgagaaaactaagaaaaatatgAGTTTTGGCTTACATAAAATCAGATAAAAATTACAagcataaatgtaatttttatttgttcagcTACATTAAAAGTTATTAAGTGCCCAAAATCtaaacattttcctctttttttatgtCTTAATGGAAAACAAGTGAGTATAGAGTGTCTGAATTTCAGTTGGTTAGGGTGCAGTGGCATTTTAAGCAGGCTGTTTATGCAGACAGCTTTCAATAATATAAGAGAAAAATCCAGCATctgagaaaacaggaagagCCTTAAGAAATACCAGTATCTTGGGactaagagaaaaatatacCAATTATTTTTAACTACTAAACACATACAAGCAGGGGTCTGGTGAATCAAGGAGAAAGAATGCTGTCACTTACACATGTAAACACCAttaggaaacaaataaaaaatacagatttttctttattttttaattttaaaagtttctcacagattattaaaaaaatgtggtttctttagagaaataaataatagtCAAGGCTGAAAAGTTCTGAGAAGCAGGACAGTTTGTTATTAATAGGTGCATGAAAACTTGTAATATTTCCATTGACAGAGAGCTGGTCCTCTCATCCCTTGAGGACAAAAGGGGTGACCTTTTATTCTACACAGGTACTGTGAACATGGTGGATTTCAATGAGTAGACTGAGGACCccagaaacaaaattatctgTATACATAGGCCCAGATACAGATAAGCATACAGATTTACCTTGGATCAGCACATGTACAAAGAAATGATACCTTTGTACCCTCTCATCTATCTGTAACCCAAGTAGTGAGTTCCCTTGGGCTCCACAAAGAGCACAGCCAGCATGCCCAGTTTGTGCCACAGCTGTAGCTTGTCTTTCTTACCAGCAACTTCCGAGTCACCAACAGATCCAGTAACATATAAAGTTTATTATACTGCAAGAAGCCTATTGCTACCAAGGCTGATGCAGTAATGAAACACTTTGTGTACTTGGGAAATCAGAGCTGGTGGCTGGCTTCCAACTCACCacagtgcagctgcaggagtTTAATCATGCAGACTGCGTGCTCGTCCAACAGGGGAGCGACTGTTACACTGAACTAAAATTTGACAACAATTATACATGCATTCAAACTTACACAGACTGCATATAGATTGTCTGCACTTACACATATAATCTTATTGAAGATTAAAAAGGACTTTTTTACATTCGTTTTGAAATTCTTAAAACAGCTGCTGTTCAGGAACTGGCCCTAAATAAGAAAATTTTACCATGAAGAAGCACTTTGCTGCAGTTCCTCCACTGTACCTGCTTCAAGCAGACTCCTGTTTAGGAACAGTTGTAACTCTCTCATCCCAACATGCCAAACTTGTCCTTACAGGCTCCACAGTGTTCATTTTAGTAATTGGTACAGGAACAAATACTCTTGTGGGACACTTTCTTACAGTAAGGGCAACAAATACAAGTTGCATAAGCATTCTCCTCACCTTCTTGCCTAGGAGACAGGGAGCACAGAGAGAGCAGAACAGTGCAAAGGGATGCTGAGCATACCGTACTTCCAAACGTGGACCACCTTATTCAtggctcccagctctgcagaccAGATTCCCACCATCTCCGAGTGAGCTGCGCGAAGGTGAAAGTACTTGTTGGCCATATCCACAAACTCCTTCATCTTTGATGGCTTAATATCGTACGTGCGAATTTCATAGAAAACACTATTATCTTGCCTGGGCCCTGTAGCAAGGAATGCAAGTACCTGGGATACAACATTGGGAAAAATCACAAACTgggggctgggagcagtgggtACTTTGTGATCTCCACTACAAAAGTATCTTGTGACACTTTTTCCTTTGGCAATAGCTCTTGTGGGCCCTACTTGCTGCAGCTCATTTCAGCAGTGTGACAGATCGTGACATGGCTTTATTTGCCACGCTCAATTGTTTAATTATTAGCTCATAATAAACCAAGAGTTGCCTTCTCTTATACCTCTTCCTCATGAAGCCAGCAGCAGGATACAAAAAGTCAAACCAATAAAGTCAGCTGAACACATTATTCAAAGGTGAGGGTGCCAATGCCATTGAAATAGAGGCAACATCAACAGCTGCCTACATTGCCCTTACCCAACTGACACTACTGCAACTTGTTTTCTAGTTGCAATCTTGCATCAATATTAGCAAATTACATattgctggaaaaagaaagaacaggatACCAAAGCTTGGGAAAAGACTCATTTCTTCCAGCACGAGGTTTCTGAAGGCTATATCCCTGCCCTTCACTGGCTAGTCAAGAACATTATTTCTATTCATACAACGTAAAGCCCTTCAGAAGCCCCAGAATATGCTTACTTTTGCAACTGCTTTAATAACCGGGGACATGCTACTCGCCTCTCAAATAGAGCTAGAAAAACTAAGGCCAAACCAAATCTTTTGCCTTAGCCTGTATTTGCACAGAAGTAGCTTTTTGCACAGATGATGGATTCTAGATATATCTAATTTCACGAGCATCAGCAGGCATGTGCACTGTACAGCCCAAGTGACAATACAGACAGCCAAGACCAAAAGCCTTGTTTCCTAATTACCCTTTCAAGTATTGCACATCTAGCTTTAGTTGCCATCTGTCGCAGCCACTTTTGGTGTTTATGGTTTCTAACTCCCCACAGAATCCTGAATTAACAGTAACCCTGCACCAGTGGCCTGTCCAGTGCCGAATTTCTGCAGGAAGTGATATTTTCCCGCACAGTGGCGGATGTTTCCTGCTGCTCAAGTGAACACTGGTCCGGTGCTGAACACTTGCCCCATCCAAAGAACAGCACACGATTCTGGCCAAGACCAAGACCCGGACGCGGCGGCGACGCCCAGCACAAGGAGCGCCCCTGCTTGGAAAGAGCCACCTTACAGAGGACACCACAACAACAGCCCCTGCCCATGCGGCAGCGCCCGTCCGGACACGGCGAGAAAAGACCCAGGCGGGACCGCCGGCACCCAGACCCCGCCCCTACCGCGCCGAACCCGCCCTCTCCGGGCCCAGGGCTCGTCCCGCACCCCGGTCTCTGCCGCAGCTGCCTCactcggctcggctcggctcccCGCGCAGCGCCCCGGCCTTACCTGCGGGGGGGCCCGGGCCCGGGCCCGGGCCCGGGCCCAGGCCCAGGACAGGCGGGCGGCGAGAGCGAGGGGCCGACGGAGCGTCCCCAGGGGCAGCATGGCGAGCGGCAGGCTTAGAGCAAAGCAAACGCCTCCGTCCGCAGTCGACTACGTGGGAGGGCACGCGGGCGGAGGCCGTCGGGCAAGGCGGGGCGGGGAGGCGGGACCTCCCTGGGCGGCCGCTGGGGCGAtctctgcagcacctcccagctGCGTGCGTCCGCAGCCAGGATGTTTGACTGCTGGGGTGTGTTCCGCTGTAGTGggatgggtgggtgggtggatggatggatggatggatggatggatggatggatggatgggtgggtgggtggatggatggatggatggatggatggatggatggatggatggatggatggatggatggatggatggatggatggatggatggatggatggatggatggatggatgggtggatgaaCAGACAGGTGGACGGATGGATAGATGGAAGGATGGGTGGGTGGACAAACTtatggatgggtggatggacgGATGGGTGGCTGGGTGGATGGATGGCTGCgctggatggatggatgggtgggtggatggatggaaggatggatggcTGCACTGggtgaatggatggatggatggaaggatggatggctgtgctgggtgagtggatggatgggtgggtgggtgAATGGATGGATAGACggatggatgggtgggtgggtgggtggatggctggctggctggctggctgctcTGGGTGGATAGATGGCTGCGTTgagtggatggatggatggctgcactgggtggatggatggatgaatggatggatggatgaatggataaatggatggatggatggatggatggacacaCAGCTAAAAAGTAATTCTCATTCATGTTGGTGGGATTCCATGCCTGAAATATGGTATCTCTGCCTGAGTGACTCAATAcaattaatcatagaataaccATAGAAtcaagtaggttggaaaagacctttaagatcatcacgTCCAACCTTTTTAGCCCAagactgccaaggccaccactaaaccatgtcactgaggttTTTGAACTcatccagggatggtgattccactgccctgggcagacTCTTCCAatgcctaagcaccctttctGAGAATAAATTGTTCCTAATACCCAGCAAAACCTCATTTGGTTCAATTGCGGCCGTTACTTCATGTTATTACATGGAaaaagagaccagccacctccttgctccatcctcctttcaggtagtccCCCCCCTAacccttctgttctccagactCAACATCTCCAGgttcctcagccattcctcatcacacttgtgctccaagcccttcaccagctttgctgcccttctctggacctgctccagcacctcaatgtctctcttgtactgaacacaggatttgaggtgtagcctcaccagtgccaagtgcAGGCGATGATCACTGCcatggccctgctggccacactattgctgatacagaattataataaaaaagtaCCCTGATTGATGGGGGAGCCCTGGAACAGCTTGCCCCGGGGCAAATCACTC
Proteins encoded:
- the LOC101879163 gene encoding protein NipSnap homolog 3A, coding for MLPLGTLRRPLALAARLSWAWARARARARAPPQVLAFLATGPRQDNSVFYEIRTYDIKPSKMKEFVDMANKYFHLRAAHSEMVGIWSAELGAMNKVVHVWKYDNFAHRAAVRHALANDKDWQGKFISPALPLIEKQYNEVAYLVPWCQLEKPPKEGGVYEWVTFQMKPGGPALWGEAFQAAINAHINTGYTKLIGVFHTEYGFLNTVHVIWWNESPDHRAAGRHRAHEDARVVAAVRDSVRFLESQQNMLLMPLPCSSLK